Proteins encoded together in one Porites lutea chromosome 2, jaPorLute2.1, whole genome shotgun sequence window:
- the LOC140927447 gene encoding oxidative stress-induced growth inhibitor 1-like yields the protein MSLFSCDTDEYEVVIIGNGPNALSLSYILSGNVPYYIPHQHPNTLLDQKLCEERGKSLLDNDLEYLSEGLEGRSFNPVALLFDQLLRPEADLGKDQGSCLKWHHHPSKAIKHLVLGSGPPGGCWHNMQGSQLTLSLNNWLELPGCDFQDWLRDHRSSTVRKPCNLVTNGVKSDGYNYDRATTSHIAEYYKDYVENTNIEGNFWSDSEVLSVKRMLQADCTNCHCRTTDVQRDGCWEIRGVRTTDNGGCEPFIVHAYNVVLATGNRFPKVLGIPGEKLPFVYHKMDLIDRYLNELADSPLSMDPCLVVGAGLSAADCVLALRNKGIPVIHVVRKNANDPKIIYNQLPGVVYPEYYKVGQMIKGDVTTAYGKDAMYTPFTKTTLVEIRKNKECILKKADGSLFKQKVSNVFVLIGAKPDLSFLRGVKSLGAKPMKPVDSKENPIDINPFTYESVNEPALFAVGPLIGDNFVRFGMGGALGIASHFMREEE from the exons ATGTCGCTGTTTTCCTGCGATACTGATGAATACGAGGTTGTGATAATAG GAAATGGCCCGAATGCACTGAGTTTGTCTTATATACTATCTGGAAATGTGCCATACTACATCCCACACCAGCATCCAAACACCCTTCTAGACCAGAAACTCTGTGAGGAACGTGGGAAATCATTGCTGGACAAT GATTTGGAGTATTTGAGCGAGGGTTTGGAAGGACGCTCTTTCAATCCTGTTGCATTATTGTTTGATCAGTTGTTACGCCCTGAAGCTGACCTTGGTAAAGACCAGGGATCATGTCTCAAGTGGCATCACCATCCAAGTAAAGCCATTAAGCACCTTGTCCTTGGGAGTGGTCCACCAGGGGGATGCTGGCACAACATGCAGGGCTCTCAGCTTACTTTAAGTCTTAACAACTGGCTTGAGTTACCAGGGTGCGACTTCCAAGACTGGCTAAGGGACCACAGATCTTCTACAGTGAGAAAGCCATGCAACCTTGTGACCAACGGGGTAAAAAGTGATGGATACAACTATGATCGCGCTACAACGAGCCATATCGCTGAGTATTACAAGGACTATGTCGAAAATACCAACATTGAAGGAAACTTTTGGAGTGATTCAGAGGTGTTGTCTGTCAAGCGCATGCTTCAAGCGGATTGTACCAATTGCCACTGTCGAACGACTGATGTTCAAAGAGATGGTTGTTGGGAGATCAGAGGTGTAAGGACTACTGACAACGGAGGTTGTGAACCTTTCATTGTCCATGCATACAATGTTGTTCTTGCTACTGGAAACCGATTCCCTAAAGTTCTTGGTATTCCGGGAGAAAAATTGCCATTTGTTTACCACAAGATGGATCTGATTGACAGATATTTAAATGAGCTTGCAGATTCTCCACTGTCAATGGATCCTTGTCTAGTTGTTGGCGCAGGGCTGTCAGCAGCAGACTGTGTTCTAGCTCTGCGAAACAAAGGCATTCCTGTTATACATGTGGTCCGCAAGAATGCAAACGATCCCAAAATCATTTACAATCAACTCCCAGGTGTGGTTTATCCAGAGTATTACAAAGTTGGCCAGATGATCAAGGGAGATGTAACAACGGCATATGGTAAAGATGCTATGTACACGCCCTTTACCAAAACCACCTTGGTAGAAATTCGTAAGAACAAAGAGTGCATCTTAAAAAAGGCTGATGGATCTCTGTTTAAGCAAAAGGTCTCAAATGTTTTTGTCCTGATTGGTGCTAAACCTGATCTGTCCTTCTTACGTGGAGTCAAATCACTTGGAGCTAAGCCCATGAAACCAGTCGACAGCAAAGAGAATCCTATTGACATCAATCCGTTTACTTACGAGTCTGTGAATGAACCTGCTTTGTTTGCAGTGGGGCCACTTATTGGGGACAATTTTGTTCGGTTTGGTATGGGTGGGGCATTAGGTATAGCAAGTCATTTTATGAGAGAAGAAgaataa